The window TTAATCTGGTCGTTATTCTTCTCATCCGGGGATCGGATGAGGTTAAAGTCTCCGCCCACAACGACTAGGAGGAGAGAGTTGGAGATCTTCAGATGAAGCTCCTCCATGAAGGCCGGGGAGCGGCGATGATCGGCCGGGCCATAAACAACCACGACCTGCCATTTAAAGTTGAGGGCCCTCTCGAAGATCTCCATACTCATGAAGAATTCCCCCCGATCCATGCCCccaacctcaaaggtggcatccttcacgcCTATCAGGATGCCGCCAGAATGGCCAGTGATCCCACTAGAACTATGGCCGAGTCAGTGGCCACCTTGGCGAGGTGGCCGAGAGGGACGGCCTCAAGTGCGGAAAGGAGCAACTGGAAGAACTGGGAGGGATGGAATCCACACCTGACTCGAGGTTCCGGGCCGCAGCCCGGAGCTCCGCGCGCTCAGCGATGGACGGACCCGGGGAGTCCGCCGGGCAGGTCGCATCGAGGCGGGCGCTGCGGTGGGACGCCGTCACCAGTGTCGAGGTAGAGCGGGGCCGCCGGACGTACGCCACCGTCGGAGGAGGGTGAGCAGCGGTCGGGGTGGTCACGACCATAGCCACCGTCGCGGCCGGAGAGGTGGGGGGCGCGAGGAGTGCCGGAGGACCCCAGCGGAGGGAGCAGGGCGACGGGCACAGGGGTGTCGCCATCCGCTGTGTCCGCAGGTGGGGAGAGCGGAGCCGGAGCGCCGGCGGGGGGGTCCCCGCCACCACCCATGAGGACCGGGGAGGTCGGCCTAGGGGTGGCCGGGGGGTCCGGGGCCGCCGGCGAGGTGCGCAGGCCGGAGACGACGGAGGGGGAGCGCGGCGACGACGGTGGCATGACAAGTAGGCCCACGCTGGAGATGTCACTGGCCGACTCAGACGGAGGCGAAGAAGGCGCGACTGGTGCATAGGCCAGGCGGAGCGCCACCTCGAGGTCAGTGGCCAACACCCGGGTGCGACCAGCCCCGGGGCCGCCCCGGCCCGGAGGTGGGTTGGCGGGCTCGCGAGATGGGGAGCGAGAGCGGTCGGATAGGTCCTCGTCATCATCGGGATCTTCGAGGCGNNNNNNNNNNNNNNNNNNNNNNNNNNNNNNNNNNNNNNNNNNNNNNNNNNNNNNNNNNNNNNNNNNNNNNNNNNNNNNNNNNNNNNNNNNNNNNNNNNNNNNNNNNNNNNNNNNNNNNNNNNNNNNNNNNNNNNNNNNNNNNNNNNNNNNNNNNNNNNNNNNNNNNNNNNNNNNNNNNNNNNNNNNNNNNNNNNNNNNNNNNNNNNNNNNNNNNNNNNNNNNNNNNGTAGCCGTCGTCGTTGAAGAACACCCGAATCGTGGCGTGGAGCTTGGAGGAGTCTAGGCATTTCaccttgacccggacctcctcctccttgcggagagaaagctcgtcgaccaccaccaccttgcccaggAGCTTGGACATGCCGCGAATGACTCGCTCGGACCGGGCCACATCCGGTAGGCCGGCGATGAGGATCCAAGCCGTGCCGAGGACCACCACGGCCTTGGGATCCCACTTCGGCTCGGAGATGTTCACCACAATCCCGTTGAGGGCCAAGGTGATGTTGTCGTTGTGGGTACAGAAGCCCATGCTCAGAGCATCGGGGAAGATCACCGTGAAGGAGTTGGCCATGGAGGAGGTCACCTGCCAGTCCCACTTGCATCTGCACAAGTGGTTGAGCTCGGCCTCAATCAGCTCTGGGGTGGCGACGGCCTCGCCAACGATAGTGACGAGAGCcaagagcgagggggagggaggaggcAGCTCCGGGACCTCGATGTGGAAGAAGCCCATGTCCTCGATGCCGTGCCCGTACATCATGAGCTCCTCCGTCACCGGACGGTCCAGACAGAGAatcgcggggtggccggagtcctTGCAGAGATAGCACATCGGCGGGTTGGGGCACGCCACCTGGAAGTGTTCGGTCAGACCACAGTTGAAGCACGGTGGGCCGTCAGAGGCGAAGGCGGAGCCCGGAGGTGGAGCGGCCGCGCCGGCAACGGGAGTGGCGGCCGGGGGGTGGGGAgggcctttcttcttcttcttctttgcacccTGGCGCCCCCGGTTCCCGTTGCCCCCATTGGACAGGGGGAACGCGGCTTGGGTGCGGGGGGACTGGTAGCGGTTGGAGTTGGCCTTGGTGGCCGGGATGGCGGTGTCGGTGGAGAGAGGCAGCGGCCGGGGCGACGGGGACCGGTCCCGACGGTGCGGTGGGGAAGGGGACCGCCGCCGTGGGGAATGCCACGAGCCCCCAACTGAAGAGCGGCCCGATCCCGCGAGTCGGCTCGAGGAGGCGAGCGGCGCGACGGGGACCGGGAGCGGCGGTCGTCCCGGCCAGGGGACCGGCGGGCGGGGCAGGGGGAGCGGCGGCCGGAACGCGCGGGGGAGCGGCGGGCGGGGCGGGAGTCGAGCTCCGCGCGGAGGTCCTCCTCTCTCCGAAGCACGTCCAACGATGGGCGCAGGGGAGCACGGCGGTCATCGGCCCTGCGCTTGGGGCGCCCAGCCCCGTCGTCCCACTCGCGGGTcatggccggcgaggaggaggagggggtgggggcGAGCGGGANNNNNNNNNNNNNNNNNNNNNNNNNNNNNNNNNNNNNNNNNNNNNNNNNNNNNNNNNNNNNNNNNNNNNNNNNNNNNNNNNNNNNNNNNNNNNNNNNNNNNNNNNNNNNNNNNNNNNNNNNNNNNNNNNNNNNNNNNNNNNNNNNNNNNNNNNNNNNNNNNNNNNNNNNNNNNNNNNNNNNNNNNNNNNNNNNNNNNNNNNNNNNNNNNNNNNNNNNNNNNNNNNNNNNNNNNNNNNNNNNNNNNNNNNNNNNNNNNNNNNNNNNNNNNNNNNNNNNNNNNNNNNNNNNNNNNNNNNNNNNNNNNNNNNNNNNNNNNNNNNNNNNNNNNNNNNNNNNNNNNNNNNNNNNNNNNNNNNNNNNNNNNNNNNNNNNNNNNNNNNNNNNNNNNNNNNNNNNNNNNNNNNNNNNNNNNNNNNNNNNNNNNNNNNNNNNNNNNNNNNNNNNNNNNNNNNNNNNNNNNNNNNNNNNNNNNNNNNNNNNNNNNNNNNNNNNNNNNNNNNNNNNNNNNNNNNNNNNNNNNNNNNNNNNNNNNNNNNNNNNNNNNNNNNNNNNNNNNNNNNNNNNNNNNNNNNNNNNNNNNNNNNNNNNNNNNNNNNNNNNNNNNNNNNNNNNNNNNNNNNNNNNNNNNNNNNNNNNNNNNNNNNNNNNNNNNNNNNNNNNNNNNNNNNNNNNNNNNNNNNNNNNNNNNNNNNNGCGGGGGCGCCGAACGACACGATGAACGGGCGGAAAGGGGACCTCCGGTAAACCACTGCCGCGAGCTTGGAGGAGGGCGTTGCCGGTGCGTTGGCCGGGGCAGGGGAGGGGAcagcgggggcggcgacggggcggacGACCTCCAGGAGGTGCGCGCGGGGCCGCGGTCGGCCCGGCCCACGACACCCCACCCTCCAGAGCGGCGGCCACGAGGGCGCGCGCCGGGGCTCAAGGCAGAGCCTTTCGGCATCGCCGCCCGGGAAGAACCCGCCGGCAGGCGCCGGCGCCAGCCATCCCCGCAGGCAGCGGGACTCCCACCCCTGAGAGTCGAGCCACCGGCAGGAACGGCCAGAGGCGGCCGGGCCGGAGCCTTGGGGGGACACGGTCGCGGCAGACGACCAAGCGGCCCGCAGCGAGGTCGTCGGCCTCCGCGACGTCAGCGCATTTGACGCGCGTCGAGTCGgcgggagaggagggcggcggagcggcCGGGGAGGGCGTTGGCGGGCAGCCGGAGGCCGAGGGAGGGGAGGCCGGCAcagcctgcggcggcggcggcggcgagtcgcCCAGCGGGTCGCCCGAGCGCTGGGACTCCATCCCTCCGTCCTCCTAAGTTCCTCCACCAGTCTTCttccctcctccgcctccgcccggCTGCCCACCTCGCCGAAAGAACCACTCGCGCTGAAATGTCCTTGACGCCATAAGCAATTCTTTCAAAAGAAGTTCCATGAAAGGTCGTCTGTGACTGTAATAATGGCTCGTATATTTGAAAGCATCTACAAAGCAGATACACTTTGGAAGATTAAGTGAACTTTGTGATAGCAGAAATAATGGGAGTACCTGCAGGAGTGTAGAAACTTGCGTAAGGAAAAACATATAGGTAGGGCACGTTGGCCGACGCCTCCTGAATCTGCATGTACTTGAGATGGATCATGTAGATGCTACAATACACAGCAATGAAGGTAACATCAGCATCTTCAGCATAGCCAATCAGCTTCATTAGAACCATACGTGCCGCCGCTACTACTTCTGTTGCAAGAAGTCTCTCCAGATCAATGATCCTATGATGTGTCCATGATGCCACCCCATCAGTGCTAGTTACCCTTGACCACAGATGGAGCTTGAATTCATGAAGTCCGGCAAGACCAAAAAGTCCATCTTTTGTTTGCATGATGATAGTCTCCTCGTAACTAAATGGCACATCCTCAATTTGCTCTAACCTATGGTTATCCAAATCAAACACAATAACGCTACTGTGACTCAACAAGTAGAGGTTGTTTCCAACCAGAGCTGGCGGCCGGAACTGAACTAATGAATATGGTACAACATGAGTCGAAGTGATCTCGCCCCATACGCCGGTCTCGGACGAGTACACGCAGGCGGAGATGGAATCTGGCTGGTTACTGAACACAAACGCAACGAGGAACGGGCGATCGCCGTGGGTTGGTGCACGGAGAACCGTGCCATTGTAGTGCCAATGCCGGTCAGCCTCATAGGCCGGTGGGAGCGGAAGGTAGCGCTTGTCGCCGGTCACGAGGTTCAAGACGAGGAGCGTTTTGAATTCCTCGCAGTCAAAAAGGAGGGCGCGGCCATGGCGGCAGTCGAGGGTCCACCAGTGGTTGTGGGACATGGTGGCGGTGGGGAGCGTGAAACCGTCAGAGACGGGGACAAACCGTTGAGGCCATGGCTGGTTGTGGAAGAATCCAAGGACCGGTGGCATCTTGCCGTGGAACTCACGGAAGCGGCGGAGGAAGCCCGCGTCGTGGACGAGGCTGCGCTAGTGCTTGGAGACAAAGGAGGCGTGGAAGAGGTAGATGGGCTCcggccggaggcggaggaggatctccaGGAGGAGGTCGTCCGGGAGTAGCAGTGCAGCGGCGGCCGCCGGCGAGATCGTCCCTGCTTCCATGGGTTCGGTTGCTGGGGCAAAAAAGATGTGTCGAGGGTTTTGCACGAAACAAAAGCTATGTGTATATTCCAGGCCAGCGTATGAATCGGTATTGAACTCAAATATGCTTGACGTGGCAAAGCCCATCTGTGTTAATCGTGTTCGCTGGCGTTGACGAGGGCGTCCGCAAACGCCTTGAGCTGACGGAGTACTACTCGCCACGAGCAAATCACATTGAACCACGTTGCCGAGGAACAAGGAGTTGAGCTGCAGCTGCTTGAGGTGTTGGACGTATTTCTGAAGCTGAATGCACCTTAGTCTTAGACATGAACCCAAACGCTCAAAGTCCGACTAAAAGCCTGACTTCACATGGTTCTATCATCATAGACAAAATGGCTGAGATACACCGCGTGGCGTCTGTCGCGATTTTATGCAAATGAAAAACACAAAGTTCCTTTGTACCTCAGGCTACATGGAATCTCTTATCCTCAACCCTCCAGCCTTGCTTTGAGATCCGTACTCTCTAACTAACTAACAACAAgaagatttctcttttttgtttctcgaaaatgaaacaacatatgaacttcaaactttgcagatcGAACAAACATTAGAACATCAATGcatgaaaaaactttcagattttttggtctgatataaatatacaaaatgagattttctttgaataaaaatattatttcaagtatttaaaatgcatgaaaaaatctgaaagttttttcctaGATTGTAGTTAGAATGTACTGTTGTTCTGCAAAATTTGAAGTTTATATGTTATGtcatttgagagaaacaaaaaagaaaaatgtgTCTGCACGGATCTTGATGCATAAATGGATGACAAAGATAAGGGGTACCATGTAGCCTGAGCTACAGAAAACCATACTCGAATGAAAATCATATACATTCATCTGAAGCTAGAATCCAAATTTGCAGGAAAGAAATTGCATATCTACTTCCCAGGTACGTATATAGCAGCAGCCATACTGCCATGCCATCAAATTCGCAGGGTTCAACTTTGCGCATAGCGGAGCCGATTTTGCCTACTCGCGATCATGAGGGGAAAAACTACAGAGAAAATGATATCTGCAAGTTCAAAGAGAACTAGCTAGCACAACAGTTTTGACCAGTTAAATTTGTTCTCTCGTCTCTTTGCACATCTCAACCGGAAGAGAACATGTAAAGCACTATGCTACCAAGATTACCAGTCATGGGCAACATTTGATTTCTAGTAATACTTTTGGCTCAGTACTCAATATGATTAGTAGCAAGTTGAGATTTATTGAACCCACAACAGGAGCATGAGTTCATATCTGAAGATTGAATTGAAAACTTCCAGTCAATGTGTTTTCTCAAATGCAGATTCCAGCTCGTGACTGATGTAACTATGCAGCAAAGGGATATCGAAGAAATGGTATAAAATTGTTTGACATGATAAACTGCATCATGGTAGCACATCAGCATAAAGAACTATGAAGTGTGAAGATCCAGGATAAGTGTTTCACAGCTCCAAGAGAAATGTTGAAAAAGGTCAAACTATGCCATATACGGTCACATATAAGGGCTACAGAAACAGAACTAGATCACATTATTCAAAATTCTAGCTGTATTGTGCATAGCAGTGCAGAAAATATCGATCCATTTCTTGCAAGAAAAATAATAGACACATAGTAACAGAGGATGTCATATCACCTCTTCAACCAACAAAGCGTGTCCGCAGATGTAACAGTACAATCATCTTAACTGTTGTTCAACAGTTCAGCTTGACCATTTCCAGCACCAATGGTAATTCCTATGAGAAGAGAATAAGTCAATAACTAGTGAAAAATGTGGACAAGAAAACAGCCGATGAAAGGTCGCAACACTTAAATGGAGCGATCGTTAGATATCTCACCTTGCAGAAAATACTAGCTATTGCTAGAAGGAACAATTATGAAATGACATGTATTGCAAGATTTCAATAATTCATCAAGACATTGTAAACTATCTACCCAAATGGAAGGATACGATATTCAGTAATTTACTTGACCAGGAAGCATTTTTAGAAGTGTTTTGGTGTGAGCCCATTCGTTGTCACAAGTCCAGGAAAAAAACAGTGCGTTAATTCCTATTTAAGTATTGTATGCACGTGAGACAGAAGGAATACCAGAATGAACACCTTTTCCTACACCTCAGAACAAAGGATGCGGCCAGAGAAATAAGAAACTAAGTAACAACCCTAAATCCCAGGCTGCCAACATGACACGAAGCTTAAGCAATTGAGAATGCAACATCCATAGTCAAGAGATTAGAGTTCAGTTGCTTAAACTGAAAGAGAAAATTGTTCAGCATTGACTCACTGATTGGTTGTTATATACTCCCTTTGTAAGATCATCTCCAACAGGAGCACAAAAGTTTCGCGCCCTAAAATAGTTTTAGCACGCCACTATAGCACTTTTAGCGGGACGGACCCAACATTGGTTTACCAGATGCCCCCGTCCATAGTGTCCCGAGGTTGCGGACGACAAACGCCCGGTGCCCCGTGATGATCAAAAGCTGCAATCGGCAGGAGAAAAGTTGCAACCAACATGGCCGTTAATATGACCGACAGAGGCAAGGAGCTGCATTGATGGTTCGAGGGCTGCTACGACGACAACGAGGAACTACGGTGACGGGCATGAAACTACAATTGACAGTGAGAACGGTAACCATGGAGGTGGCCGGGGGCGGCGGAACGGTAACCGTGCTCTGCCTTGGGGCGAACAGGAGTGCACGTACACGAATCGGAGTGCAAGCCTGTTGGGGAAGAAAGAGATCAATTGGCTACGCGCGTTATAAACGAACGACAGGGTGGTGACCTGCCGAAATTTCGGCCGGTCGGGCGGCGCCTAGCACGgcccaaacacacacacacacacacacacacacacacacacacacacacaagaggaGACCTGCAATCAATATCAATCAGTTGGCCGGATGCCTTCTCCATCCTTCATGGCGCTCCTATACGAGGTCCTACGGCTGGTTGTAATGGTGAGTATCATttattagtatcatgcatatgatactagtttaTGATACTACATCTTTAATGCATAttatcatatgttggtatcataaAGGACTACATTTATTgttatgcatgacacaaagtagcacatcatttaatatgacacGGTATCATGGTAAGATACTtaagcctctctttcttcatttaattctatgccacttcatcaaaattgcttagttggcatgcatgatactacctatgataactCCCATTACGGGCAGCCTACGAGCCATCAACTCGTCCATCAGACTGCCCACGTCATTGTACGAAGATCCACCGTTCTCCACCGCGCACCTTGACTTCATGCCGAGGTCCTTGGCCTTCTCTCGTACCGCGTCGCCCTCCTCGCTGTTGCCCATCAATCTAACAATGGATTCGGCGATCGCCTCCCCCAGCACCTCCCCAGAAGACGCGTAGTCCTTGCCACCGGTGATGCTGACACCCACTCCAAGCACCTCCACGACGAGCTGCTCGTTGTGGAGCTGATCTGCATACCGCGGCCACGTGACCATCGGCACACCGGCGCTCACGGCCTCGAGCGTCGAGTTCCAGCCACAGTGCGTCAAGAACCCACCGACGGCAGAGTGGTCTAGGATGAGCAACTGCGGCGCCCAACCTCTGATGATGAACCCTCGGCGGCCGCGCGCCATCAGGTCGGCGAAGCCTTCAGGCATCCACTCTGAAGTGTCTAGGGCTTGGCCTGCGGCGCCGATCACCCACACGAAATCCACGCCTGAGAGCGCGAGGCCGCGGGCGAGCTGGTGCATCTCCGCCGGCGAGGAAGTGGTCAGCGTGCCGAAGGAGACGTACACCACCGAGCCGGCGGGCTTCGTGTCCAGCCACCGTAGGCAGCTGTTCGCGTCCGGCGAGAGCGCGTCCGTGCCCCTCCCAGCCATGTCCTTGCTTGCGAGCGCGACCGGCCCGACGAGCCATGCTCGGCGGCCGAGCGTCCTGTGGTAGTGCTCGACGTAGTCCGGCTCCAGCTCGTGGAAGCTATTGAACACCTCGCCGAAGCTCCGCTGGTCCGCGGCGTTGATGCTCTGGAACAGCGCCCAGTGGTCAGGCCGCTTCGCGGGGTCGATCATCATTTGACTCCGCCTCAGCTGGACGCGGTGCGGCAGCCCCGGTAGCAGAACGAGAGCATCGGGGTCGTCGGGGACGGTCTCCAGCGGGTTGTTGCGCAGCATGCTTTCGGTGCAGGACCGCGCCAGCATGCTGGTGCCGAGGAACGCGAGGCGCGGGACGCCGTGCTCCGCGGCGGCGTCCGCGGACCAGTGCCAAAAGCTGTCGGACACCACGGCGTCGGGGCGGTTGTCGGCCAAGAACCGCTCGAAGGGCTCGCGGAGCAGCTGCGCCGCTTCGAAGAACCTTTCGCGGTCGACGTCGGACGTAAGGGCCATGCCGTTCTCGACGCCCGGCGGGAGGCCCCCGATGTCAGGGAAAGGAACGATGGATATGTTAATCGCCGGGTAGTCGGCGCCACGGAATGCGTCGTTGGCACGGTCGACGGTGGAGCGGATGATGGCAGCGTTGACGGGCGTGGTGAGGACGGTGCACCTGATGCCGCGGGCGGCGAAGAGCGCGGCCATGTCGGCGATCTGTATGAGGTGGCCGGGGGCGAGGAACGGAAAGAAGAGGATGTGCAGCGGTGGCTGCTGCTCGCCTTTGACGACAGCCATGGCTGGCTAGCTGCGTGTCTGCTCGCCGGCACGGAGCAGGAGCAATCTGTGTATTTAAAAAGGGCAAGTTGTTTGTGACTTTGCTGATCTCCTTCCTCGAGAGTCCACTTTGCTCTAGTTAAAAAGAGGCTCGATTATGACTTTTTCGATGCCTTCTGATGCAAGAGTTTGAACACTCGTCCCACTCTCACTTTTTTGCGCGTGATCTAGttaaaaattgaaaataaattccgctactcttcgtaagccatggaCTTTGCTCAATCAACCACTCCCTCCGTCACTTATATTAGGGCATGTATAATGGTTTTATCTTAGCAATACCACGtaagataaatgatgaggtggagaagAGAAAAATCATAAGAAAAATTTTGTCTTCTTTTATTAAAAGAaggcaagagatgatctcttagcacaatatgtctcaccacgtttTTAGGAATAGCTAATTATTAaaaataaggctaagagatgacccattgtagacatcttatttttt is drawn from Triticum dicoccoides isolate Atlit2015 ecotype Zavitan chromosome 4A, WEW_v2.0, whole genome shotgun sequence and contains these coding sequences:
- the LOC119289453 gene encoding scopoletin glucosyltransferase-like, with the protein product MAVVKGEQQPPLHILFFPFLAPGHLIQIADMAALFAARGIRCTVLTTPVNAAIIRSTVDRANDAFRGADYPAINISIVPFPDIGGLPPGVENGMALTSDVDRERFFEAAQLLREPFERFLADNRPDAVVSDSFWHWSADAAAEHGVPRLAFLGTSMLARSCTESMLRNNPLETVPDDPDALVLLPGLPHRVQLRRSQMMIDPAKRPDHWALFQSINAADQRSFGEVFNSFHELEPDYVEHYHRTLGRRAWLVGPVALASKDMAGRGTDALSPDANSCLRWLDTKPAGSVVYVSFGTLTTSSPAEMHQLARGLALSGVDFVWVIGAAGQALDTSEWMPEGFADLMARGRRGFIIRGWAPQLLILDHSAVGGFLTHCGWNSTLEAVSAGVPMVTWPRYADQLHNEQLVVEVLGVGVSITGGKDYASSGEVLGEAIAESIVRLMGNSEEGDAVREKAKDLGMKSRCAVENGGSSYNDVGSLMDELMARRLPVMGVIIGSIMHAN